The following are from one region of the Plodia interpunctella isolate USDA-ARS_2022_Savannah chromosome 25, ilPloInte3.2, whole genome shotgun sequence genome:
- the LOC128680942 gene encoding uncharacterized protein LOC128680942, translated as MGTTCSCVEPCEKKPSCLSNLKYKLQYTAENRRLNRQCPCTNRRPKCLKRRRKRKNPFCDCEETGLPHHKSHVTYDRECPVHPNQQPPPPVQTPPPQQKTILRYRSRSASPATPQINVYPFPQQTQNFRPAATGHQARPPTPATKEAGTYTNIEETPPSEPPTPRLSRCPRSKPPTPICPRKTICTCTNRESTPVSDMRSKSKTSSPEFSKKSYTSTVETETTPYEPPAPFMQKTCLRSKQHLPVCPRRMVMNTKPAFQTQRSDKSTMRTRSPESRSPSPPCNKETCPFMTGFQSSSPTPDNVKKVCICANSVQGDDSSNSFIEDLKNVRRFTIDAYFV; from the exons ATGG GCACAACCTGCTCCTGCGTTGAGCCCTGTGAGAAGAAGCCTTCATGTCTTTCCAACCTGAAATACAAACTCCAGTACACAGCGGAGAATAGACGACTGAACAGGCAATGTCCTTGCACTAACAGAAGACCGAAATGTTTGAAACGAAGACGTAAGAGAAAAAATCCG TTTTGTGATTGTGAAGAAACAGGATTGCCTCatcataaaagtcatgttacTTAT gatCGGGAATGTCCAGTACATCCCAACCAACAGCCACCACCGCCTGTCCAAACCCCGCCTCCTCAACAGAAGACAATCTTGAGATATCGGTCAAGGTCTGCATCACCGGCGACACCACAAATTAAT GTATATCCATTTCCACAACAAACGCAAAATTTTCGCCCCGCTGCCACTGGGCATCAAGCCAGGCCTCCAACACCAGCTACTAAAGAG GCGGGCACCTACACTAATATAGAAGAGACCCCACCATCTGAACCACCCACCCCCCGGCTGAGCAGATGTCCTAGGTCTAAACCACCGACACCAATATGTCCAAGAAAA aCAATTTGCACTTGCACAAATAGAGAGAGCACACCAGTCTCTGATATGCGTTCCAAGTCAAAAACTTCATCGCCAGAATTCTCCAAAAAA tcTTACACAAGCACAGTTGAAACGGAAACAACTCCTTACGAACCTCCTGCGCCGTTTATGCAAAAAACATGTCTGAGATCAAAACAACACCTGCCAGTTTGCCCGAGAaga ATGGTCATGAATACAAAGCCTGCATTTCAAACTCAGAGATCGGATAAGTCCACAATGAGGACCAGATCGCCGGAGTCCAGGTCTCCTTCACCACCCTGCAACAAAGAA acctGCCCATTTATGACTGGTTTTCAATCGAGTTCCCCAACACCGGATAACGTAAAGAAAGTATGCATATGTGCCAATAGTGTTCAAGGAGACGACAGTAGTAACAGTTTTATTGAGGATTTGAAAAACGTACGCAGATTTACTATTGAtgcttattttgtttaa